Proteins from a genomic interval of Medicago truncatula cultivar Jemalong A17 chromosome 3, MtrunA17r5.0-ANR, whole genome shotgun sequence:
- the LOC11418115 gene encoding proteasome subunit beta type-5: MLDTTALESFPSLISHGINVAGEISAPPSFQLPNSNDFDGFVKETIQMVKPAKGTTTLAFIFKEGVMVAADSRASMGGYISSQSVKKIIEINPYMLGTMAGGAADCQFWHRNLGIKCRLHELANKRRISVTGASKLLANILYSYRGMGLSVGTMIAGWDETGPGLYYVDSEGGRLKGNRFSVGSGSPYAYGVLDSGYKYDMSVEEASELARRAIYHATFRDGASGGVASVYYVGPTGWKKLSGDDVGELHYHYNPVTPSTVEQEMVEAAGP; encoded by the exons ATGCTTGATACCACTGCTCTCGAATCGTTCCCATCTTTGATTTCACATGGAATCAACGTTGCTGGAGAAATCTCTGCACCCCCATCGTTCCAGCTTCCCAATTCCAACGAT TTCGATGGGTTTGTTAAAGAAACTATTCAGATGGTGAAACCCGCGAAGGGTACTACAACTCTTGCTTTTATATTCAAGGAGGGTGTTATGGTAGCTGCTGATTCTCGTGCTAGTATGGGAGGATATATAT CATCACAGTCTGTGaagaaaattattgaaattaatCCGTACATGCTTGGAACTATGGCTGGAGGTGCTGCTGATTGCCAATTTTGGCATAGGAATCTCGGCATCAAG TGTCGCTTGCATGAATTGGCAAATAAAAGAAGAATTTCAGTCACAGGAGCCTCTAAGTTACTTGCGAACATTTTATACTCTTACCGTGGAATGGGATTATCTGTTGGTACCATGATTGCTGGATGGGATGAGACG ggtccTGGTCTATATTATGTTGATAGTGAAGGAGGAAGACTAAAAGGCAATAGATTCTCTGTAGGATCTGGTTCGCCATATGCTTATGGTGTACTGGACAGCGG GTACAAATATGACATGTCAGTTGAGGAAGCTTCGGAACTGGCTCGACGGGCAATTTATCATGCAACATTTCGTGATGGAGCCAGTGGTGGAGTTGCTAGCG TTTACTATGTGGGACCAACTGGATGGAAGAAATTGTCTGGTGATGATGTTGGTGAACTTCACTACCATTACAACCCAGTTACCCCAAGCACCGTGGAGCAAGAAATGGTTGAGGCAGCTGGACCCTGA